In Lates calcarifer isolate ASB-BC8 unplaced genomic scaffold, TLL_Latcal_v3 _unitig_566_quiver_1502, whole genome shotgun sequence, the following are encoded in one genomic region:
- the LOC108875485 gene encoding putative hydroxypyruvate isomerase: MAPLKFCANISWLFTELPDLSQRIYAAASAGFQAVEAAWLYDTDLQELQRAREATGVEVVLINTPPGDVNAGELGLGAVPGREAEFRQGLDQALKYAKALNCRRIHLMAGRVPVGTNRMAVAKEMEAIFIHNLNYAADILSKEGITGLIEPINTRITDPRYFLDSPHQAAGILEKLGKPNIKLQMDIFHWQIMDGNLTKNIHKYFHIIGHVQIAQVPGRNEPDSAGELNYNFLFNTLENHDYQGYIGCEYKPLGNTTDGLGWIKDYWTHNK; encoded by the exons ATGGCTCCGCTGAAGTTCTGTGCGAACATCTCCTGGCTGTTCACGGAGCTGCCAGACTTAAGCCAGAGAATATACGCCGCTGCCTCGGCTGGTTTCCAGGCTGTGGAGGCAGCCTGGCTCTACGACACCGACCTGCAGGAGCTTCAGAGGGCCAGAGAGGCGACAGGAGTGGAGGTGGTCCTCATCAACACTCCGCCCG GAGATGTAAACGCAGGTGAGCTTGGTCTTGGAGCAGTTCCTGGAAGAGAGGCAGAGTTCAGACAGGGTCTGGATCAGGCTTTGAAGTATGCAAAAGCCTTGAACTGCAGAAG GATCCACCTGATGGCAGGGAGGGTTCCTGTGGGCACAAACAGGATGGCAGTTGCCAAGGAGATGGAGGCCATCTTCATACACAACCTAAACTATGCTGCTGATATCCTCTCAAAG GAAGGAATCACTGGCTTGATTGAACCAATCAACACAAGGATTACAGATCCCAGGTATTTTCTGGACTCTCCTCATCAGG CGGCTGGAATCCTGGAGAAGCTCGGGAAGCCAAACATCAAACTGCAAATG GACATCTTTCACTGGCAAATAATGGATGGAAACCtgacaaaaaacatacacaagtATTTTCACATAATTG GTCATGTTCAGATTGCTCAGGTTCCAGGCAGGAATGAGCCTGACAGTGCCGGAGAGCTGAACTACAACTTCCTGTTCAACACACTGGAAAACCATGACTACCAGGGATACATTGGATGTGAATACAAGCCACTAG GaaacacaactgatggtctGGGTTGGATCAAAGATTACTGGACACACAACAAGTGA